The following are encoded in a window of Gopherus flavomarginatus isolate rGopFla2 chromosome 10, rGopFla2.mat.asm, whole genome shotgun sequence genomic DNA:
- the LOC127058929 gene encoding anterior gradient protein 3-like, whose translation MHSFQLLCPLLLCNALVVAAQRKLQKVPEQEEQEEEENVMRIRMPQTLSRGWGDEIEWVQTYEEALTRSRNSKKPLMVIHHLEECPYSQALKKAFASSPEIQKMAQEDFIMLNLVHSSTDDNMAPDGHYVPRILFVDPSMTVRADLTGKYKNRMYAYEPEDISNLIENMRQAKTLLHTEL comes from the exons ATGCACTCCTTTCAGTTACTGTGTCCTCTCCTCCTCTGCAATGCCCTGGTGGTAGCTGCCCAGAGAAAACTACAGAAGGTCCCTgagcaggaggagcaggaggaggaggagaacgtCATGCGGATAAGGATGCCTCAAACTCTCTCCCGAG GATGGGGTGATGAAATTGAATGGGTTCAGACATATGAAGAAGCTTTAACTAGATCAAGAAACAG CAAGAAACCTCTGATGGTCATCCACCACTTAGAAGAATGCCCTTATAGCCAAG cttTAAAGAAAGCATTTGCTTCCAGCCCAGAGATCCAAAAGATGGCTCAAGAGGATTTTATTATGCTTAATCTGGTG CATTCGAGCACAGATGACAACATGGCCCCTGACGGCCACTATGTCCCTAGGATCCTCTTTGTTG ATCCCTCTATGACAGTTCGAGCCGATCTGACAGGAAAGTATAAGAACAGAATGTATGCATATGAACCAGAAGATATTTCAAACT TGATTGAAAACATGAGACAAGCAAAGACACTTCTCCACACAGAACTATGA